TCCGAGGCTGTACAGCTCCTTAAGTTCTCGAAACAATTCATTCTCTTCCCCATCATAACGGAATATAACAGAATGGGCGCCCTCGTCTATTTTGGATTGAAGCCGTTCTCTCAGCTGTGCTGATGTTTGAATGATCTCGTCCTCATTGTACAGACCGTAATTCAGCGTTTCGTAGAGACGCTTATAAGCAGCATATTTATCGTCATTCTGAAGCATCAGTACATGAATGGCTTCGCGATAAGGCGTTACAGCGGTAGGATACTGCGCCTCCCACGTATGATCCTGCCCCATTTCTTCATCCGTCAGCAAATAGTAGTTATAACTGACTTTGCCCGGTTGATCCGGCGTTGGATCGTCCCAGGTCGTGTCCATGTGATACCAGACTCCGTCCAAGAGCAGCAGGTTCCAAGCGTGCAGCTGACCACCAGCCTGCCCTTCAATGATTCGATTCGTAATGCCTGCTTCGGTAAGCATCCGATAAGTAAGAAGCGAGTAGCCTTGACACACCGTGCTTCCTGTCGCAAGTCCATCGTAAGCTGTATATTTTTGCATGGTTTCATCATAGGCCAGATTCAAAACGACATAGTTGTGAATTGCCTCCACCTTCTCATGATCGTTCATGCCTGGCTTAATGATGTCGGCCAGTATGTGGTCCACTCGAGAATTGACATAAGCCGTCTGCTCTAGAGATTCTCTATATTTAAACTCGATGTTTACTTCTGCTGAAGCGTTCGTGCCCTTGTAATGATAGGCGTAGCTCTTGAGTGTGTACTGAATGTAAGAATCACTTCGCATCGCCTTTTCTATGGCTTCCTGCAATGTAGCTTTTAACACTTTTACTTTACCTTTATAGGTAAATTGAAATTGATCTGTCCTGCTTACCATGGCACTCGTGAGTACCTCATGTAATTCTTCGGATGTGATTGCGTTTTCATTAGATGCGGCGTACAACGTATGCAAATGAACTGACCGGGGAATGGCTCCTATAAGCACGATACCTAGCAACATGACAATAAATAATCCAAATCTGCGTTTTCTCATTGATCATCCTGCCTCCCTTCCGGTAATCAACTCATGTCCGGCAGAAATATTGTAGCATAAACAAGCTTCTGCTCCATGTTCTAGTTTTGTCGATGAGACTCGAAAAAAGCTTCCCTTATCAGGGAAGCCTATTCTTATACATATTCACTTTGTCTCCATTTAGTTCCTTGCCGTATTAAAAAATTTAATAATAACGATACGCCCATTTATCACTCGTAAAATAATCCAGTTTATCCTGGAGCTCAGCAAGCCGGTTGATCACCTCAGCCGCCTCGGACACGGTCACGGGACGATCCGGAAGGAATCTGCCTTCAATAAGAGGAAGGATACCCAGTCTGATTGCCAAGGAAGCAGCGCCTTTATTATCAATCTGTGCAGCATCTGCCACACTCGGCAAATCATTACCCTGCTGATAGAACTTAGCCAGCTTGTCGTATTGAAGCATGCTGATAATCAATTCAGACAACTGACCTCTTGTGATCGAATGGTTAGGGGCAAAGGTGATCTCTGGGTCTGCTTCAACCCATCCCTGCTCGATCAGTCGGTTGAGAATGAAATAGTAGGGACTGTCCATATCAATATCAGCAAACAGCTTCGATGAATTGCTTGAATAATAACTGTTCATCTGCACATGCGGATCTAGAGCCCGTGCCAAATACGTATACCAGTCGCCCTTCGTGATGTTTCGCTCCGGCTCAATCTTACCCTCAATATCAGGAACGAGCACCCCGTGGGTAATCATCCGCTGCATAACGTCTTCCGACTCATGTCCGGCAATATCAACCACCAGGGCGTTGGTATGATTCGCACCAGACGAATACATTTCTCGAAGCTTGCCTGTTATACCGTCAATCACCTTGGAGGAGTACAGCTGAGCTGCTCCCTGGGATGGCATGTATACCAGCTTTACCGGAGGGATCTCTTCGCCTGTAATATAGTATGGATTAGATTCTTGGTAGCTAAGCACCATTTCAGTCGAGTCAAAATAGGCTGCTTGCGCCTCTTCTTGACTAATGCTTGCCTCCTTCACCTCTGGCAGCTGCGCACTTTCCGCGCTTAAGCTTGTATAAAATGTATTCACCTGACCGGACTTGGTCATCGATATATTCACGTTATCCCCTATGACCCGAAGACCATTCAAATATCGGCTATAAACAAAGTTATACCCATCTTCCATCGAGATCATCTGGCTTAATCGAAGCTCGGTCACTGCATTAGGAACGAGGGATAATACCAGTTCGGCAGCTTGGTCTTTGGCCGCTTGCTTTGAAATTTCTTTGATCGCCGTGTCCCCGTTCTCAGTGCTGCTATGATACCATTCAGAATAGTCCATCACTTGACCTGTTTCTGCGTCAACTTGAGTACTAATGTCGCTTACTTCATTACCCTTTTGATGCGAAAATCTCACATTCCACACTTTCTTCACAGCACCGCGCTGCGAGCTTCGGTTAAGACTTACATCTATCGCCGTATACTCTTTCAATGAAGGAAATTTATTCTTAAGAAGGGCAACCACCTCATCGCGGGCTGGCGGCTTCGCTGCAGGCTCAAAGCTCACATCTTTCTTAGGCAGCGATTCATCTAATATAGATATATCGGATTCTTCAGAGGCATACACATCGACAGCCTTACCCGTTATCGCATCGACAACAACTTCCCCCGTGCTAGAAGGCACATATGCCAAATCGTACTCTTTGCTGCCATTGTTATAAGCATAATTTACGGGAACATAAGCCAGCTGAAGATCGAGACTTTCTTCAAAGCGTTTCTTAGCCTCATCCTTCGTCACCTTAGGAACCGGAGAAGGATAATTGCTATGTCCAGTCATTCGAGTGTAACTGGTAACCTCTCCGCTGTCGTTTACACTGATATAAACGATGTTGCCGACAGCAGGCAGGCCATTTACTTTCAATTGATAGGAGAATGGATATTCTGTTCGTCCAAATAGAGGATTCATTCCCTGATCCATATTTTCAAGAGATGAGTACTCTCCTTCCTTGAGATCAGGTATAGCTTCATGCAGGAATGCAGCACTGATCTCGGTTGCCTCCTCTTCTGATATGTGCTCTTCGGAATCTCCTCTCTGAATGAGATACTCAGGTAGATGTGCTGACAATACCTCACCCGTCTGGCTGGATACGGAAGCGCTGAAGCTCGAAGTAGAATTCCCTCTAGTTATGCTATAAGAGAGATCCCACACCTTCTCTTCTGCAGGAGGGTACGATCCATTCGATCCCAATTGAACCGAAGTAAGCGTTGCCTTGGATAGCTCGGGAAATAGTTTAAGGATGTTTTTATGCGCTGTTTCAGAAGAGATTTTTGCTCCCTTGGGAATGGTGCTGTCTGTTATACTCAATGCCGTCTCTTCGCCAGCGGATACTTGGGCAGCCGATACTTCCTGAATGACTCCTTGTGTATGTACACCCAGCATCACAGCAGCAAGCGCTGCGGCCACTCTCTTCATTGAGGGTGATTTTTTATTTTTATTCTCATTTTGCTTCAATCCTCTAACGCTCCTTTCTTTTTTCCAATCTGTGCCATTATATCATAATACAAACTATGAAATTCCTGATTTACCCAAAATTAAAATTCAAACTTTTCGAGCTATAGAACGTTCCTTGCAAAAAATAAAAGCCAGCTAAAAAGAAAAAAGGCTGAACAGCAGCCCTTCTTCCTTATACATGGCTTTATAGGTACGATCTCATCATCTTCACTGTAACATACAACTTATCTCACTCTATCACATCTTTTTCTAACGCAAAACCCCATTCTGCAATTTTTCTTTCAAATACTGCTGATTATAGAGCATGCTTGGATGCGTGGGATGATACCTGAGAGCCAGCTCATTATGGTAATTAGCCTGCCCATGGTTACCAAGACGGTCATAGCAGACACAGAGCTGCAGATGCGGAATCCATGTCCATGATGGCTCATCAATGTTCGCTAACGGATCTTGCGGCCGCTTCAGCGCTACAGCTGTCTCAAACCAATGAATGGCTGTATCCCACTCCGTACGCTCCGCAAACCAGGTGCCTATCCTGCAGCATACTTCTGCGCGCGGGATCGCATAGGTAAATGATCTGAACAAGGCTGCAAGCTCCTGCTCCTTCATCCCAAGCCTTCCCATACATTCGGCCAGCTTCAAGCACGCGGACAAATTATCTTCAATCCAGCCGTGACCCGAATCGAGGAACCTCGTATACCATTGAACGGCTTCCTCATTTAAACCATGATCTCGAAGCTCATTCGCATAATAATACTGATCCCTTGCAGTAAATATCTCTCCCCGTTCTTCTAGTCTTTTGTATATCCGTAAATTACGGTCTGTATATTCTTTGTCTTTCTTGTGTGTTACTGCAATGTTCGTATGGATAATGTTGCCCGAGACAGCCAAATATTCGTGCACAGCACCATGCCACTCAAAGCCCTTATCCCTTCGAACCAGCCGATTTCTTCTCAGCTTATGGCTTACATTGCCCGATCCATCAAAGGCCAGATGATATTCCATCGACAGTCCGTCAATGGACGAATCAAGCCGTTCCCTCCAATCTAGCAGCTGCTGCCGATCCTTCTCCTCAAACACATCATCCGCATCAAGCCATAAAATATATTCTCCTTCAGCCTGGCTGAAGGCAAAATTTCGGGCATCGGCAAAATGATCCTTCCACTCATAATCTACAATTCGGCAATCATATTCCTTCGCAATTTCACGAGTACGATCTGTTGAACCCGTATCCACAATGACGATTTCATCCGCAATCTCCCGCACTGAATCGAGACACCGTGCCAGCGATTTTTCCTCGTTCTTCACAATCATGCACAAACTAATGAGGATGTGCTTGCTTGCCTCTGTTCCCTCTATCGTATGCCTAGAAGCTGATTGAAGAAAGGCTGCGACTCCGTCCAAATCCGAATCCCGATAAATATGATAAGCAGGGTAATGTGTATCCACGTGCAGCCGGATCCCCAGCGCCTGGGCTCTCACACAGAAGTGACGATCCTCGCCCCAAAGAGTAAGGTTATCGATCCGGGCAAAACGAACCCCCTTCTCAAGCGCAGATCTGCGAATCAAAGTACAAGCTCCAAGCCCTCCTA
This sequence is a window from Paenibacillus urinalis. Protein-coding genes within it:
- a CDS encoding glycosyltransferase produces the protein MTALQRILIASPVRQSPDVLKAFLQSLSSLSIREEEIEVSYVFVDDNEAQASSKQLKAFVRKHGGRVVKAAVIEKPKKPWIKRSRAGTRSGAANAESAANAVNAANAVNAANAVDTEEALKTSMADPSPTEEPNSSPVYTRNEYGHYWPEEYIWRVAALKDWILSYAIEEGYDALFLLDSDLVLHPSTLTQLLNGEEEIVANLFWTRWQPGTIEMPQVWLRDEYTLYEERRNEQITEEEKQRRSAEFMRKLRKKGRYEVGGLGACTLIRRSALEKGVRFARIDNLTLWGEDRHFCVRAQALGIRLHVDTHYPAYHIYRDSDLDGVAAFLQSASRHTIEGTEASKHILISLCMIVKNEEKSLARCLDSVREIADEIVIVDTGSTDRTREIAKEYDCRIVDYEWKDHFADARNFAFSQAEGEYILWLDADDVFEEKDRQQLLDWRERLDSSIDGLSMEYHLAFDGSGNVSHKLRRNRLVRRDKGFEWHGAVHEYLAVSGNIIHTNIAVTHKKDKEYTDRNLRIYKRLEERGEIFTARDQYYYANELRDHGLNEEAVQWYTRFLDSGHGWIEDNLSACLKLAECMGRLGMKEQELAALFRSFTYAIPRAEVCCRIGTWFAERTEWDTAIHWFETAVALKRPQDPLANIDEPSWTWIPHLQLCVCYDRLGNHGQANYHNELALRYHPTHPSMLYNQQYLKEKLQNGVLR
- a CDS encoding transglutaminase domain-containing protein, whose amino-acid sequence is MRKRRFGLFIVMLLGIVLIGAIPRSVHLHTLYAASNENAITSEELHEVLTSAMVSRTDQFQFTYKGKVKVLKATLQEAIEKAMRSDSYIQYTLKSYAYHYKGTNASAEVNIEFKYRESLEQTAYVNSRVDHILADIIKPGMNDHEKVEAIHNYVVLNLAYDETMQKYTAYDGLATGSTVCQGYSLLTYRMLTEAGITNRIIEGQAGGQLHAWNLLLLDGVWYHMDTTWDDPTPDQPGKVSYNYYLLTDEEMGQDHTWEAQYPTAVTPYREAIHVLMLQNDDKYAAYKRLYETLNYGLYNEDEIIQTSAQLRERLQSKIDEGAHSVIFRYDGEENELFRELKELYSLGIKSISYYVSDFEETGDLKVKVNWKQ
- a CDS encoding YcdB/YcdC domain-containing protein, which translates into the protein MKQNENKNKKSPSMKRVAAALAAVMLGVHTQGVIQEVSAAQVSAGEETALSITDSTIPKGAKISSETAHKNILKLFPELSKATLTSVQLGSNGSYPPAEEKVWDLSYSITRGNSTSSFSASVSSQTGEVLSAHLPEYLIQRGDSEEHISEEEATEISAAFLHEAIPDLKEGEYSSLENMDQGMNPLFGRTEYPFSYQLKVNGLPAVGNIVYISVNDSGEVTSYTRMTGHSNYPSPVPKVTKDEAKKRFEESLDLQLAYVPVNYAYNNGSKEYDLAYVPSSTGEVVVDAITGKAVDVYASEESDISILDESLPKKDVSFEPAAKPPARDEVVALLKNKFPSLKEYTAIDVSLNRSSQRGAVKKVWNVRFSHQKGNEVSDISTQVDAETGQVMDYSEWYHSSTENGDTAIKEISKQAAKDQAAELVLSLVPNAVTELRLSQMISMEDGYNFVYSRYLNGLRVIGDNVNISMTKSGQVNTFYTSLSAESAQLPEVKEASISQEEAQAAYFDSTEMVLSYQESNPYYITGEEIPPVKLVYMPSQGAAQLYSSKVIDGITGKLREMYSSGANHTNALVVDIAGHESEDVMQRMITHGVLVPDIEGKIEPERNITKGDWYTYLARALDPHVQMNSYYSSNSSKLFADIDMDSPYYFILNRLIEQGWVEADPEITFAPNHSITRGQLSELIISMLQYDKLAKFYQQGNDLPSVADAAQIDNKGAASLAIRLGILPLIEGRFLPDRPVTVSEAAEVINRLAELQDKLDYFTSDKWAYRYY